The genomic segment CGGGGCGTGGGCGCTTCCGCTGCCGACCCTTGACGCGCAGGTGGTGCAGCGCTCGGCTGCCGCCCTGCTGAGTTACGGTCCGGACTTCCGCTACCGCCACTACGCCGCCGTGAAGACCCTGCCTTTCGTGGTGGGCGGCGTCGCGCTTGTCGCCGCGCTCGTCGCTGCGGCCCAAGTACCGGCATTGCGAAGCTGGTTGGGCGACCGGCTCAAGCCGGGTGAGGGGCCGAGCGCAGAGAAGCGGGCGAAGAGCTGGTTCTCGGTGCGGTTCGTGGGCGAGGGTGGCGGCCGCCGGGTCTTCACGGAGGTCGCGGGCGGCGACCCTGGCTATGGCGAGACGGCGAAGATGCTCGCCGAGTCTGCGCTGTGTCTGGCCTTCGACGACCTCCCCGTCACGGCGGGGCAGGTCACGACGGCGGTCGCGATGGGCGACGCGTTGATCGAGCGGCTGCGCGCGGCGGGGATCACGTTCCGGGTGGCGGCGTCCCGGTAATGGGAACAGGCCAGCCCTGCGTGTCCTGACGAGCCCCAGTCGGCCCACCCCGTCAGTGCGCGGACCATGCCTGTGAAGCCTGTCGGCCTCGCCGTTTCGGTTGGGGTGATTCGGGTGGCCGAGGTGATTTCGGCGCTCGGGGGTGCCGTGCCGGTGGGCGTCGAGGATCTACGTGAGCGCCCGGTCGAGCAGCGTGATGTGATCGGCGGCTGCGTTGGCACCGGCGTTCCAGGGCCGCAGGTGGCCGGTCAGTCCCTTGCCGGTGTCGGCCAGGAAGCACACGCCCTGTCCGTGGTCCGGCACATCGGCCACCGGGTAGCAGCGGTCATGCACCACGGCGAGATCGTCGAGAAGTGGTGACACGTTCACTGTCACCGCCTACCCCGCCCACCCCTACACACAACACCTCTTCCCCGCAGCCCCGGTACCCGACCCCGTGCGCCAGGCGGTACGGCGCGCCGCCCGACTCGACTTCGCCGCCCATGCAGGAGCCACCTCGCATGAACCACGTCCCCACGCTGGCCAACCTGCTGATCCCCGGCTTCCGTCCGGCCTCAGCGTCTGCCGGGTCGGCGACGACCACAACCTCACCTGCGCCTCGTTTGATCGAAGGCGCCACGTCGGCAACACGCCACCGACGAAGCCGCCCGTCACGTGAACACGTCGAACAGGACGCCCCCGCGCGCGACTCGTCGTCAGTTCGCCGGGCCCGGGGCGGCCGGGTGCCCGTCAGCCACCCAGGCCGCAAGGCGGCGCAGCCTGTCATGCGTGGCCGTGCCGGGCTGAGGGGTCCAGATGGTCAGGTGCTGATCGGGATCGGTGCTGCAGGCGAGGGTGTCCCATTCGAGGGTGAGTTCGCCGACGACCGGATGGTTCAGCGTCTTCGCGCCGACTCGTCGAGCTGCCACGTGGTGCTCGGCCCACCACCGCCGGAAGTCCGCGTCTCGCTCCGACAACTCGCCGACCAGCGCGAGGAGCCTTGGGGAGTCAGGATTGCGGGCCATTTCCATACGCAGTTGTGCCACAGCGAGGCGAGCTGCGGCCTCCCAGTCGGCGTAGAGGTCTCTCATTCGGTCGGAAAAGATCATCTTCGCGTAATTGCGGTCCTTCTTCGGGATCTGCCCGAAGTCGCCCACCAGGGCAGCACCCATCTCGTTCCAGGCCAGGACGTCCATCCGGCGCCCGAGGACCATGGCCGGGATGGACATGAGGTCGTCGAGC from the Streptomyces sp. NBC_00310 genome contains:
- a CDS encoding helix-turn-helix domain-containing protein yields the protein MTGSAPHELGEFLKIRRAELTPRSVGLPDSGAPRRVPGLRREEVALLAAISTDYYTRLEQGRIDVSEPVLDAIARVLKLSDDQREYVFELAGKETGRPYPLDAQVVNPQLQLLLDDLMSIPAMVLGRRMDVLAWNEMGAALVGDFGQIPKKDRNYAKMIFSDRMRDLYADWEAAARLAVAQLRMEMARNPDSPRLLALVGELSERDADFRRWWAEHHVAARRVGAKTLNHPVVGELTLEWDTLACSTDPDQHLTIWTPQPGTATHDRLRRLAAWVADGHPAAPGPAN